In Opisthocomus hoazin isolate bOpiHoa1 chromosome 3, bOpiHoa1.hap1, whole genome shotgun sequence, a genomic segment contains:
- the ACOT13 gene encoding acyl-coenzyme A thioesterase 13, translating to MGLTMESLREAMKYMVESQCFDRVLRKVKLISATPGKIVCEMKVEEEHTNRGGTLHGGLTATLVDVVSTAALLHTERAVPGVSVDMNITYTSAAKIGEEILITAQILKQGRNIAFATVDLTNKATGKLVAQGRHTKFLGN from the exons ATGGGGCTGACGATGGAGAGCCTGAGGGAGGCCATGAAGTACATGGTGGAGTCGCAGTGCTTCGACCGGGTGCTGCGCAAG GTGAAACTTATTTCTGCAACTCCTGGAAAAATTGTTTGTGAAATGAAAGTAGAGGAGGAGCATACAAACAGAGGTGGCACATTGCATGGAGGTTTGACAGCCACACTTGTGGATGTGGTGTCAACAGCAGCGTTGCTGCACACCGAAAGAGCAGTGCCCGGCGTCAGTGTGGACATGAACATCAC ATACACTTCTGCTGCTAAGATTGGAGAAGAGATACTGATTACAGCTCAGATTTTGAAGCAAGGAAGAAATATTGCATTTGCCACCGTGGATTTAACAAATAAGGCAACAGGAAAATTAGTTGCACAAGGCAGACATACAAAGTTTCTAGGAAATTaa